Proteins encoded in a region of the Orcinus orca chromosome 8, mOrcOrc1.1, whole genome shotgun sequence genome:
- the LARGE2 gene encoding xylosyl- and glucuronyltransferase LARGE2, with product MLPRGRPRALGAAALLLLLLLIGFFLFRGDLDYERPRPRGTAAFDGDPPADPGGHNGSDCIPPRPRPPKCELLQVAIVCAGHNSSRDVITLVKSMLFYRKNPLHLHLVTDAVARNILEMLFHTWMVPAVQISFYNADELKPQVSWIPNKHYSGLYGLMKLVLPSALPPDLARVIVLDTDVTFASNIAELWALFAHFSDKQVIGLVENQSDWYLGNLWRNHRPWPALGRGFNTGVILLRLDRLRQAGWEQMWKLTATRELLTLPATSLADQDIFNAIIKEHPWLVQPLPCVWNVQLSDHTLAERCYSEASDLKVIHWNSPKKLRVKNKHVESFRNLYLTFLEYDGNLLRRELFGCPRPPPPGAEQLQRALAQLDEEDACFEFRWQQLTVHRVHITFLPHKPPPPQPHDVTLVAQLSMDRIQMLEALCRHWPGPMSLALYLTDAEAQQFLRFVETSVVLSARQDVAYHVVYREGPLYPINQLRNVALAQALTPYVFLSDIDFLPAYSLYDYLRASIQQLELGSGRKAALVVPAFETLHYRFSFPSSKAELLALLDAGSLHTFRYHEWPRGHAPTDYARWREAQAPYHVQWAADYEPYVVVPRDCPRYDPRFAGFGWNKVAHVVELDAQEYELLVLPEAFVIHLPHAPSLDISRFRSSPTYRDCLQALKDEFHQDLSRRFGAAALKYLTALQQPRGPT from the exons ATGCTGCCCCGAGGGCGCCCCCGGGCGCTGGGGGCCGCAgcactgctgttgctgctgcttctgATCGGTTTCTTCCTGTTCCGTGGGGACCTGGACT ACGAGCGGCCGCGGCCGCGGGGGACTGCTGCCTTCGACGGAGACCCGCCGGCAGACCCCGGGGGCCACAACGGCTCGGATTGCATCCCGCCGCGGCCGCGGCCGCCCAAGTGCGAG CTCTTGCAGGTGGCTATCGTGTGTGCGGGTCATAACTCCAGCAGAGACGTCATCACCCTGGTGAAGTCCATGCTCTTCTACAG GAAAAATCCACTGCACCTCCACTTGGTGACTGACGCCGTGGCCAGGAACATCCTGGAGATGCTCTTTCACACATGGATGGTGCCTGCTGTCCAGATCAGCTTCTACAACGCTGATGAGCTCAAG CCCCAGGTCTCCTGGATACCCAACAAGCACTACTCTGGCCTCTATGGGCTAATGAAGCTAGTGCTGCCCAGCGCCCTGCCCCCTGACCTGGCCCGTGTCATTGTCCTGGACACAGATGTCACCTTTGCCTCCAACATTGCAGAGCTCTGGGCACTCTTTGCTCACTTTTCTG ACAAACAAGTGATTGGTCTCGTGGAGAACCAGAGCGACTGGTACCTCGGCAACCTCTGGAGGAACCACAGGCCCTGGCCTGCCTTGGGCCGGGGATTTAACACAG GCGTGATCCTCCTGCGGCTGGACCGGCTCCGGCAGGCTGGCTGGGAGCAGATGTGGAAGCTGACAGCCACACGGGAGCTTCTCACCCTGCCTGCCACCTCACTGGCTGACCAG GACATCTTCAATGCCATAATCAAGGAGCACCCGTGGCTGGTGCAGCCCCTGCCCTGCGTCTGGAACGTGCAACTGTCAGACCACACGCTGGCTGAGCGCTGCTACTCAGAGGCGTCCGACCTCAAG GTGAtccactggaactcaccaaagaaGCTTCGCGTGAAGAACAAGCACGTGGAATCCTTCCGCAACCTCTACCTGACCTTCCTGGAGTACGATGGGAACCTGCTGCGGAGAGAGCTCTTTGGgtgcccccgcccgccccctccTGGGGCCGAGCAG TTGCAGCGGGCCCTGGCGCAACTGGACGAGGAGGACGCATGCTTTGAGTTCCGGTGGCAGCAGCTCACTGTGCACCGTGTGCACATCACCTTCCTGCCCCACAAGCCACCGCCCCCCCAGCCCCACGATGTCACCCTGGTGGCCCAGCTCTCCATGGACCG GATACAGATGCTGGAAGCCCTGTGCAGGCACTGGCCGGGCCCCATGAGCCTGGCCTTGTACCTGACAGACGCAGAGGCCCAGCAGTTTCTGCGTTTCGTGGAGACCTCGGTGGTGCTCTCCGCCCGGCAGGATGTGGCCTACCACGTGGTGTACCGTGAAGGTCCCCTCTACCCCATCAACCAGCTTCGCAACGTGGCCTTGGCCCAGGCCCTCACACCTTACGTCTTCCTCAGTGACATTGACTTCCTGCCTGCCTACTCCCTCTACGACTACCTCAG GGCCTCCATCCAGCAGCTGGAGCTGGGCAGCGGGCGGAAGGCAGCTCTGGTGGTGCCCGCATTTGAGACCCTGCACTACCGCTTCAGCTTCCCCAGTTCCAAGGCCGAGCTGCTGGCCTTGCTGGACGCTGGGTCTCTCCACACCTTCAG GTACCATGAGTGGCCCCGGGGTCACGCGCCCACAGACTATGCCCGCTGGCGAGAGGCTCAGGCCCCGTACCACGTGCAGTGGGCAGCCGACTACGAGCCCTATGTGGTGGTGCCACGTGACTGCCCCCGCTACGACCCCCGCTTTGCGGGCTTCGGCTGGAACAAGGTGGCCCACGTCGTGGAGCTGGATGCACAG gaaTATGAGCTGCTGGTGCTGCCGGAGGCCTTCGTCATCCACCTGCCGCACGCCCCAAGCCTGGACATCTCCCGCTTCCGCTCCAGCCCCACCTATCGTGACTGCCTACAGGCCCTCAAGGACGAGTTCCACCAGGATCTGTCCCGCAGATTCGGGGCTGCTGCCCTCAAATACCTCACCGCCCTGCAGCAGCCCCGAGGCCCCACCTGA